From Planctomycetia bacterium, one genomic window encodes:
- a CDS encoding VOC family protein gives MKSELYAVELRTVRWEEMLAWYRKRLGMRALIRIPEEQYALLEAGNARLALIGRDAPDETSARWSLALECDDLDEALRVVAPAGARILRNSEGYQELLVHDPDGNRVRLFSWPG, from the coding sequence ATGAAATCGGAACTTTACGCCGTCGAGCTGCGAACCGTCCGTTGGGAGGAGATGCTTGCCTGGTATCGCAAGAGGCTCGGCATGCGGGCGCTGATTCGCATTCCGGAAGAACAATACGCCCTGCTGGAAGCCGGCAACGCGCGCCTGGCGTTGATTGGCCGCGACGCGCCGGATGAAACTTCGGCCCGCTGGAGCCTGGCGCTCGAGTGCGATGATCTCGACGAAGCCCTGCGAGTCGTCGCCCCGGCCGGCGCCCGCATTCTCCGCAATTCGGAGGGCTACCAAGAACTGTTGGTACACGACCCGGACGGGAATCGAGTGCGCCTTTTCTCTTGGCCTGGCTAG